GTGTAGTAAACCATCAGGGAGTAACAGAATATCTACAAGAAATCGCGCGATTTCttgcagctattctgttactccctgatggtttgctttctaatgcttttcaatgtaaacatCGTGCTGCACTGCAGACAAATGCCTTTCAATGTAAAAAACCATCAGGGATCATTAAAACAGCATTAATAAGTAACAgaataaccgaaaaaaaaaacactaacagtttgaaacatccttgaggaacaattttaaaagttctgtccataaagatggttctgttggtttggggtcatatttcattaccaaaaataaattgattatgAAAAAGATAAATTGgggtcttatttcatttttctaaaaaagttcaaaacaagttggggctttatttcatttatttttggggcattttttcatttcgatggggccttgtttcactggggcatattttcattataaaaaaataccccaatttggggccttatttcatttttccttttgggccttatttcctggggcctaatttcgcggagccgACCAAAACACTAATTTTGATTGGCCTTAAGATTTATATGAAAATGCTAAACTGAATTGTCTTTCAAAACAGTTTTGTGAAATTCCGCTTATGAAGGCCCCAGAATTGTCAAAGTACCGCTTATTGTGGACTCGGTTATGGTTTGCAGCAAGATTTTTACATTGAAAATCATAAGTAAGTAACAATAGCCGACAAAACAGCGCaatttatcaaaagaaaaattggagatttatttcagttttccaaaaaaagtcaaaataagCTATTGcctaatttcatttatttttgagacatttttttcattttgttatgGGCTTTATTTCATTGGGGCAGAATTTCATTACgaaaaaataccccaatttggggctttatttcattttttcttttggggccttatttcctggggcctaatttTGCGGAGCCGAGttcagcaaacaaaaaaaacttttagaaaagtttagtatacaaaacacgtataaatttgttttaatgtattttactatagttttctttacatggttaaggggggaaatccctccagacgacacctttttcactatttttttatgaaaaactgaaagcacttattgaaatttggaaaagacaagatattactgacattatcaagaattgaaaaaaattttttggaaatgaaaaaataacaaaatggcggctctggagcctttcaaatttttttccgttagatgatattagtacgcattgcatgaacctaaatttattttttttaaatgaaaaataaaaattagaaatcaaaaaaacgaaaaaaaaacatgtttttttacaaagaagtagttaaaaaaaatatttactgtacaaattttattcaacttttaggtttatgttgtggccaataatttaaggagtaatttgcttcaaatttcaagtcgataacttcattagtttttaagttacattgcacggcgcaaactagaggcgtcaactttgaaaggctccagagccgccattttgttattttttcatttcaaacaattttttttcaattcttgataatgtcagtaatatcttgtctttttccaaatttcaataagtgctttcagtttttcataaaaaaatagtgaaaaaggtgtcgtctggagggatttccccccctTAATAAGGCTAACCAAATGCTTGGTATCTTGAAGAGAAACATAAGAGAATTCACAGATCCTTATTCACTCAAGTCACTTTTTAACTTTCTATAGAAACTCTTGTAAtagaattgaaaaaattcagcgaaaattaacaagatatttaatttagaaattaaaTTGGTAAATAGAAATGCCGACTTACAATACAAGAtgcttattattttaatataaaaactctaGAAAGTCGTGGTACTAACTTTTCTGTTATGTTTGTCAGGGATATTTTAACCTATCACAAAAATGTCCCCacttgttaaattaaatttatcttcCTGTTCCTCAAAGAAATGTTCGGGAATCAAATCTGttatatgaatattttcataaaataaattattgcctAAACAATCCAATTTCACGTTGCATCAGGAAAACTAATGCTGTATGCTTAAGAATTGATATTTTTAGAAGCTGTACAAGTGATACCTTCAAACTATAtgtatgttttaaataaaatcaatatgtaatttaataattttgttaattatttttatgaagtttatttttttacataaaaaattcttgttatttatttttataattaaatattacTATTGTTGTTTTAGTCTAAAACGAGTATATATCTCTGTTtgatgataaataaataaattaatttaaataaatcttcATCACATTCCAGCACATAATGAGCATCTTAGACAAACAAAATATGTTGTTTGTTGAAACAGCCGATATGTTGGCTAGAATGTCGAGAGAAACTCTTGTTCGAGCTCGCCTTCCAAATTTTCATATTCCAGCTGCTGTTGAGATTCTTACAACGGGAACGTATAATCGTTTGCCTGCATGCATTCGAGAGAGAATCGTTCCACCAGATCCGATTACACCAATTGAAAAGAAACAAACGCTATTGCGTTTGAATCAAGTCATTCAACATCGTTTGGTTACTGGGAAACTTTTGCCACAAATGAGAGACTTTAAAGTGAGTTTTAGGATTTGGAGGATAATGATAGATAATGATTAATgggaatttaatttaatttacagaTTAAACATGGACGTGTTACGTTTGAAGTTAAACATGAATTTAATGTTTCATTGACTGTTATGGGAGATGGTCCAACTGTACCATGGAGATTGTTGGATATTGATATTCTTGTTGAAGATAAGGAAACTGGAGGTAAATTTTAGCAAAAgtataaacttttaaatttaaacaagatGCAAATTGTATTTGAAACACTGTGATGGTCGATGTGTTCTTAATTTGGTACATTTTACATTTCACACTCGGCATTAGGCTGCAGAATTtagtgtatttttaaatttaagtctgattctattcaaaagttttacataagatttttcatttttatttttcaataactgcttctaaattgtattttaaaaaacaccTCCGTATCAACTTTTGGCATCTTTGGCATTCTACTCTGTCcatcattttaatgaaaataaattttcatctgAGAAAAATGTTACCTTTCAAGTGACTCATCAACTGGAACACTTGGCAAACTTGTGTGAATGTAATTCTCATTCTCCAAGTTGTACTATTGTACTCTCCACTCACTTTGATACCACGGGCTTAACGAAACCGTTGTTGTACTTGATCATCTCTGAGATTTAGTTTATTGATAAACCATAAAGCGGCTATTTTATTCTGATGTTGTCCGACTCGCTAAGAATGAGAATTTTTACCtaataaagtaaacaaaaggCTATAGACATAGAGGCAATAAACAAGAGATGTTCAAACATTAAATCATGCCAAACGACTATGCAGAGCTGGACTAAGCACTAAGCTGAatccaaaaagttaaaaacatatGTTTACTCTATAGATGCATTATAGCTCCGTAATAGACGTCCTAAGAAAGCACTATCTTCTAGGCAGACACGCTATAAAACCCGctctttccagtagacgtataTTATATCCGGAGAACTACTTTTTAGAAGATCTAACTAACACACAAATTTCCAATCTTCACCGCCTTATAAAAAGATTCAACTGGTTGAATTAGTGAGGGAATCTTAtcgtatcacaacggaccaatactgccgtgctaagcaaaaaaGGCGTATAtccctttttgaagttttgagaTAAGGCATTCCACTGACGAGgaaaaaagttgagaattgTATATATGCTCaaattcaaaagtgaatttaagcaacttagagtaggaaacttatatttttaaacaataaaaatataatcctTAAGCTTCCCAAATGCgtatctaatattttttttttagagtcagAAATATatgcatttttacttgcgatataggtactatagggcaagtttaggattcgtaaaaaaaatcgaactcgagataacaattttacatgacattacgatgatggagaatgccaaaaaagtgggtccggcaattctgtctgtctgtctgtctgtctgtctgtctgtctgtctgtccgtctgtctctatctggagctgcagcctaaacgagtgaagtgattttcttcaaacttggtagttagcagtttttggtgattccctagaggggaaattgaaattttttttttatgaccaaaactaacggtacctgccatataacggaaatagaaaagttaattttttagaaaaacggctctaacgattttgattaaaatttttgtgtgtaatactacacataagggccaactttttaaataaaaaaaatattttttgtaccgttattaacggtacctgtcatagaacggtttttttcgtttctgaatatctcgtacaaaattaacccgatttaaatgaaaatttttatacaaaagtgtgtaagtaaagataatattaaaattttagaaaattttcaaaaaacgcatttttggttttttaaaaaatatttcaaattttttttttgaaaaatcaattttttgaaaacggatcaatgaaaaattttgaaatttagtttttatgtgtaaattaattatttcttcaaaatggcataccaactttttttttgaaaaatgttaaaaaaattttatatataaaaaattatttttttaaaaaacggctcctacaattttcaaaattttttttctaaaaatacctttttatacgagaaataaaatggcatatttgtttttttttttaagatattttaaaacggagttttattaattataaaaacagatttaatttttttatactacttatgaaatttcttcaaaatatcgaattttaaatttcttgaataaaaagctttaacattatagttactttaagcataagagcaagtacgtgcgaccccagtcgtgcaatttattttattgaggaATACAGCGGAGTGATATCGTTGTGCTCATCTTCATTGTATATTTTGAGCCATTTGGTTAAGTTTTATAgttaggaaattcaattatttaatttaaccgAGAGTTATCCTTTCACTGGGTTAAATGGGTTTTTAGTATCGTGAAATATGTAGACTTTAGATAAATGagtctttatttttgaaagagCTATGAGTCAAATTTTCCATGCAAAAAAATGTACTCTCAAAGCGATTGCGAATTTGATACAAAAGTGTCGATGTTGACTTGCAGCTATCACCTATCAGCTTTTAATACCAACAAAACGTcatcaaagaaatttttaattttacttttttcattcgCGCTTGCCTGTCATCAATTTATAGGGTTGGTGACGATTTTCCCAAGACATAATCCCCAAACTTAAATTCCCAAACCTAAAATCCCCAAACTGAAATCTCCAGCAGCGAAATCTCCAAAGAGAGAATCACCATGGCGAAAATCTCCATgccaaaatcttaaaaaaaaaaatatatatggtcAAGTAATGAATCATACGATCAAATCGCGCGATTTGAAAGCATGATGCACtactttatttgaaaattattagtATTTTCCTCTTGGAGATATTAGCAAATTAGATTATTTTGTTAGGAGATTTTGTACCATggttatttttttggttaactTTTGTGTCCCCACTAAGTATTTTGgctggaattatttttttttttcgtgaggACTTACCTGATTTTTAAACTTCGTATAGTATTggtatgttattttatttggaaaacatttaccaaaaaaaaaaaaaaacggttctggGTCTAGAAAATAAGAGATCGAATTCACAAATTCTAGATAGCTcgcttaaaagattttttttttttttcaaattaattgaattcctgataacaaaaaaaaaaaaaaaaatgacgacttttgaacacaacaaaaaaattgaactaaaaCCGCAATCATGGTTCAAATAAATGCAGTCGATTTTCGAAAACTCTTTATTGATGATAAAGAGTTTTTGAATCGAGAATCTTGATCGAATTAAAGCCAAAATCAATGAAATGAGAAACATTTTATTAGTTCCACAAGGCGCATGACTTTTCAATCAGTATCAATGTATACGGGACCAAAAATCGAATGAAGGATTTTTCTCTCGAAGCAATGCAAAGAGTTTTCATCCGCCTCCTTCAAAATCCATGCCTCTGCAGTATATAGCATTTTACTAGGACGATGAGAGTGTTGTGTAGGGACACTTTAGTTGCTCGAGAGAGGGCTTTGTTGGTCAATTGACTTCTCAAATCAAAGCAGTAGTTTCAGCTCTGCGCTGGTGTTATTGTCTGTATTAATAGCGGTGCCTAGGGAATTTACTACCTCGAAGTTATGGCTGCTCAaggtaaaaactttaaaaattgagcaACATAAACCAAAAAGATGTATTTTTTTGGGCCTATTGAAATGGGTACAGGGTACTAaacattcatttaatttttattttcgttttagATGGAAAAGCTCTTGTTCACTCGTTGCAAGTTAATTACATTCACCGTTTGATCCAAGCTCGTCTCGTCGAAAACCCAAATGCTCTAAGTGAAGTCTACAATTGCTTGCATTATTTCTGTCAATCGTTGCAACTAGAAGTCCTCTACACCCAAACACTTCGTTTAAGTTATGAACGTTTAGAAGATAACATTTATGTTGAGGAATATGTCCCTGGAGTCAAAGTCACTGTATCTTACTGGCGTGAATTGACTCGAATGGATCCAAAATCTGAACTTGGTTATCGTCTAACAGTTCAAAGTGATCCAAATGAAATTGGTCGCCCATTGGCTGTGGTGCATGTTCCATCGTTAGGTGCTAAAGAATCATCAGAAGTTGCCGATCGTGCTGTTAGAACGGAACATTTATCAATGGAACGTCTGATTGTGCACACAGTTTATATTCGTTCTGTGTCTCGTTTGAGTGATTTGAAACTtgaatttcaatcatttttaaaagATGTTGATTGTAAGTTTTAGATGGTTGGAAGAAAAGTTCAGTTTTTAATGATCTTTTTGAATTTCTAGTCAATTTACAAGGAACCCCGGCAATTTTGACAGTTCCAGTCCTTAATCCATGTCTCAGAGCTGAACAGGTGCATATCACCATCGATACACACACCGGAATGTTGAAATGCCATGTTCCCAAACACTTGGACTGTCCGATTATGAATGAACTCCAGACAACTCTCAATGGTGATCACAGTAAGCTGCAAAATCTTATATCGGAATTGAGGTAAGTTTTAATGAGACAGAAAGAAGAGACGAGGAAATAACCTTTTATATTTTAGATTCTGGATAACCCATCGTCGCTGTGAAAAGACATTGCAGCATCTACCCGCCACAGCAACAGAAACTCTTCCATTTTTGGTCGTTCCAGATAATCCACTCCTTCTCGCAGGGCGCCATAAAATCTTTGTCAAACTGAATCGACATCCAAATGTTATTTTGGTGAGTTTAATCGAAGGTTTAAATAGAAGACCCTTTCAAAACCCTTTATCTTCTAGGTTGTCCAACTGAAAGAGAAACCTTCAGCACCAAGTGAAATGGAATACACCTTCCATTTGGGCTTTGTTAGCCACAACGTTGTTGATTCTGATGATCCAAATAATCAACCACCACCGGATATTCCcaaaatgtatacaaaactCTTGCGTTTAATTGAATTTGATACATTTGTTGCAACACATGGTCCTGGCACGCATGTTGACGGTAAGGAGCAAGTATATACCAATCAAGTGGGATGTCATCCCTTATCTCCTTCCATATGCAAGCAGACAAATCCCTTTGTGTCccaattgaataaattttagttaatttaagatttttcccTTTCAGATGTTCCACCACATAAACGTAAATCATCACTTGAACTGGTGGGTCCACCATCGAAGCAACAAAAAACCATCTTCCCAGCTTATTTCATCCCAGAATTGGCACATGTTGTTGCAATGTGTGATGAGAAGATACCATTCCTCAATTTGGCACAAGAATTTGCCAAACATAATATTCCACATAGTGGTTTGCAAGTTGAATCAAATGCTACTTCATTGGTTTTGAAGTTATTGACGCTGCCAATGCCGGTTGCTGCAGCTGATCCAAATCAAAAGGTACAATTTGAGATGTCTTTTAATACAACTTCATTTTCCCTCCCCTTCCTCATAATTAAGATTCACCCCACAATCAATAAGTttttaagtttagttttaagttttatttttagttttaaaacccCACAATCATATAATAAGAAGAACATCATATCTTCTACCATACTACAGATAACCATTCTTCCTACAACCTTTGGTCCACTTTGTCCGCCATTTGATAAACTCTCTTCTAGATTCTCAAATCCAATCTCCTCTGTTAACTATATGAACGGTCGGTATACCATGGCACGGCTACGCgatagttaatttttaaaaaacgttcGTTTGTACATTCCTTCCTTCTCTACGACATTTTAGCGCTcactgaaataaataaaattccctCTTTTCttgatcaaaaacttttttcatctGAATTCCTAGTTTTTAAAGCCGACAGCGCAATCTATAAAAGCACTCTCGTGTCGCGGTGTTCTTCTAGCAATCCACATTTTTATGGTATTCTCATTAAGGTTGATCTGTGCAACAATAtctatttcaaaatgaaatatatgTATTGTATTAGTCTTTTGTTGTTATATTCGCTCTGTCTAACCTATTCAATCCTATCAACTGATTGTTGATTCTCTCTATGAGAAACCAGCTTCTGAAATTGATTTCATTATTGTCGGTGACTTTAATTTACGAAATATACGTTGGGTGCCAACAGATGATGAGAAATCTTTTTGTTCCTTTTAATGATCTTTCAGATAAAGAATATCTTGTCATCGACCGATTTTCTGGttcttttaaaatgagttaTATCGCCAATTCATTAGATAGACATCACCTTCTTTCTTCCATCAATTTCACCCCgctttttgctttattttttcttttgaaatctaCACTTTTACTGGCGATTCAGACGACTgccttgaatttaattttcgtAAAGCTGATTTTTAATCTTCTGAACGACTTTATTGAAAAGATCGATTTTAAttcctttttaaataataatacccCAATCGATATTGATCTAACATGCTTTTACACTACTCTGCCCACAATCTCATAAGGGCCCTTACTACAAAagtttcgattttgattttttttttgcatatttagagttagggcattgtctctgatttattctcatttattttttttagcctaggtcgTCATAAAGAAGAAgtatgaaaaatgtagttagggcctcTACGATAATTTGTTTTTGACTGTATATTCCGCTGTGTCCCTTAAAAGTTGTGCGCCATCTCCCCTGTGGTATAATGAATTTGAAATCTCGTcgttataaaataaacaaatcttgaaaattcttttttaatacaagaaccATCTCAAATTTAACATTCTatcaacaaataaatacaagtattgatacaatttcgCATAAAAATATTAACCTTTAACTCAAAGCTTTCGTTTTTCATTTATGCTAATGATATGAAGATAATCAAGACCATTATCACTTTTTCCGTGTTTTCCATTTTCTCAAAATTgacttaaatttatttcttgtatGGTGCACCAAAAACTAAATATAAGTAAAGGCGAAACCATGCATTTCTCTCGTAAGCGCCTATCCAATCTCCTTAGATTTACTATTTCCGTTATCTAACCATTCTGATTGTCTCCTCTGTGATAAAGGCATCATTTGTGAATTGTGATAAGGAGCTAAATTTGCCATGCCCACATTGATATAATGTCATAAATTTGGCCAATTCTTCCCTTGGTTTTATAAAACGTTGGGCCAAGGAATTTTCTAATCCTTATGTTACCAAAGCGGTTAAAGCTTATCGACTTTCATACACTTGCTTAACGTCGCGATATCGCGGACATGATTTTTGCCACGAACTGCTCACCGGCAAAATTGATTATCCAGCTTTGCTAGAAATGTTCCAATTGAACACTTACCAACGTCACCTAGGATCTGTTTCCCTTTTCTATCTTCCTCTTCACCGCACCAACTATGGCCAATTTGAAACCATCTCCAGAATGTAACGTCTATCTTATAATAatctatttctcatgattttatAACCATGTATTTTTTAAGTTAGAATAAGTTTAGAATGTTTAAGcctcataataataataatctttttGTGAATCATTTCAGTCGACAACAACTCTGCCGATTATCGAGAAACACGTCTGGAATGATCTACTAAAGCGTCTGCTCTCAGTCTCCATCCGTTCCCAGATGAACAAGAATAATCAAAGTCGTGCATGGGTTGTGGAATTTGTCTTCTACAGTACTCCCCTCCAGAGTACCCATCAAAAAGAACAAGGAAATCGACGAACTGTCTATCTGACCTATGAACAAACTCACAATGATCTCGGCAAGACAGTGGAGGAGCTCCTAAAAGATTGGTCAAAAATTGTCTATCTCTACACGCTGGTTTATAATTTCTCAGAACATTTCAAATCAGGTTtgtttctttttccaaaatccaaggaatgaaaataaaaaaaaaataaaacctcattttttttctagaaaaataCAACCTTCACACCATGGTGAGTGTCAAGTCATACAGTTATGTGAATCTCCTGATGGGTTATGGACCAAACAAAGAAGTCACATGCAATGTGTATTGGTCAGCTCAATTGAAAGGTTTTCGCTTAGTTTTCGTCGGTGGATTGTCAGCCATCAATGCTCACTCCATGATGAGGGAACAATTGCAATCACATCTTAATCGTCATCAGGATCTAACCCACATCGTGCATATTCTTCATGAAACCTATCAACCATTGAGTTCGATATCGAAGTTGCCTATTATTCCACAATTGGGTATTCCAGTAAGATTTCAGGTTTAAGCCCTAAAACATTCattctaaaaaatatattttctcttACAGCGCCCTCAAGTGCCAGTTCTATCGTTCTGTATTCTTCCACAATCCCCAACTCTATTGCGTCTAGCATATTCAGCCATGTACTGTTTAGAAATCCGTTTCAGAGCTGGTGGATTGGTGTCCATTCGAGACGGCGCTTATAGTCGTTTCGATCGGAGTAACGTAATCGATGAATTCACTCCCACACAAGGTCTCAAGGGGTTCCTATCGAAATATGTCGATGAAAATGCAGTCTACCGAAGGCGTTCCCAAAGCGAAGATGATAATCCTCCATCACCGGTGCCCATGGAAGACACACACAACACACAAGGAACTGGAGGTTCGTCGCCATTCTTGAGCGGCAACAACATCCGAGGACCCCAAAGTCCTCGTGATGGTGGATTGCGATTTGCCCCACCAATAACTCCACCAACAAGTTCAAATCCTCACACTCCGGCTAGTCCACACCCAATTGGAGGCCAGCAGAATCATCCAAACTTTAGTATGACATCGCCACCAGCTCCTCATATGCCTCATCCATCACCAAGTGGTTTGATGCCTTCATCGCCTCTAAATCCACAACCCAGTCCAATGGCACATTCGCCGGGACCGAATATGTACATGCAGCCGCATACAGATGGAAGTCCATTTACTGCAATGTCACCGGCCACATCCAACTGGCCTGGATCACCGAGCATGCCAAGACCATCGCCCAGACCTGGTCAGAGTCCAGAGCACAAATCACAGACAACAGTGTCGACAACACATTTGTCCAGAGTACTGCCAAATCGATCATGGGCTGGAGCTGTTCCAACTCTTCTCACCCATGAAGCTATGGAAACTCTATGTCGACCATGTCCACATCCGAATAAGGAAATCGGTGGGCCAGAAGTGTGTCCTTTGGAGAGATTCTTGGGTTGTGTGTATATGCGCAGGCAGCTACAACGCAACATCCAAGCCGAAGAATCACTCACGGCCTTGAATTCCAATGAACCAGGTGTAGTTCTGTTCAAAGTTGACGGTCTACAGTGTCAAGTGGTTTTGAATCAGATCCACATGCAGTCATTGCATTTGAAGGTATCGCAAATACCTGTCCAGCCATTGCCAGATGGAAAACCTACGTTCCAATGGAATCCGGATGATTTGCAAGTGGTCGAGCAGTTCTTTGAGACGCGGATAGCCGTTCCACCATATCGACCAAATGCTTTGCATGGTTTTTGTCGTGCTTTAAATTGTCCCATCCAAGTGCTGAAGGATTTCATTCAGATAATGAGATTGGAAATGATGCCGGAATTAGCTCAGGGTAGTCTCAAGTGGACAGTGCAATTGTGTATGAGAGTTCCACCATCTGCTCCTCCAATAGTTCCAATTGGAAGTCCTGGTGTTTTGATTTGTCGACTTAAGATACTTTTCTtcgtaagttgttttttccatCCAAATGCTGTCttaaatttcatttgatttatttcatttcagCTCCAAGTAACAAGAATTCCATACCCTGGAATGGATCGTAGCAATAGCCCATCGTTAGTTTTGCCCATGATCTATGATTTGAATTCGAATATAACACAGTTGGCTGAACGGAGAGAACAAGCTCCATCACAAGCAGCTAATGCAGCTGGTAATCTTCTGAGACGATTTGCCGATTATGGCCCACAACCTGGAGAATGTTCACTCTTCCCAGCTGTAAGAGATTTACTAACAAATTTGACTTTACCAAGTGATGTGCCTCCACCTGGTGCACAAATGCCTGGAGCTCAGTCAATTGTCCCATCGCCAGTTGGCTCAAGTCCTGGACCAATGATGCATTCACCAATGGCACAAATGGGACAAGTTGGACCACCACCTCAAGGCTATCCAATGGCTCCGAATCAAGGACCCAACTGATAATTACTGTATAATATAAATTAACCTAAAAGGCTGGCTAAAGTGGTTTCTATTGTAATGCAAGTATGTAAAATGGACGTGACTGAGAGGTTTGAccaaaaaacagaaacaaaggAAAAATGTAAAGCtctcatttatattttaattattttttttttttctagatataaaaatattttattattatgtattaTACTATAATGTATTGTGTAATTAAtcatgaaaatattaaaaaattgagtttatttaaacttttatttactcctaaaaaggatttttcttttattttcgaatGTTGTATGGTTTTCTTCAACTTTTCTCTAGAGAATCTCAAAAATACTTTTAGAATAACCCATCATGAGTCGGAGATATTTGGTTATTAATTGGAATAAAGTTTGGTGAATAGCTCTGTTCGTGTGGTATCTCAAGCACAAATTTTGCCTTTTCTTTAATAGGTTTGTAAAACTGATTCATGCTAAAAGAAAACCTgtgcaaaatgttttttgagttattttttttttttttgacaaaaagcta
This DNA window, taken from Episyrphus balteatus chromosome 2, idEpiBalt1.1, whole genome shotgun sequence, encodes the following:
- the LOC129909863 gene encoding mediator of RNA polymerase II transcription subunit 14 isoform X2, with the protein product MAPQPLEGMQGPMSGFLPPGQEGGGSCRNTISLAVLIDFIIQRTYHDLTVLAELLPRKTDMERKIEIYNFSARTRQLFIRLIALVKWANSVSKVDKSAHIMSILDKQNMLFVETADMLARMSRETLVRARLPNFHIPAAVEILTTGTYNRLPACIRERIVPPDPITPIEKKQTLLRLNQVIQHRLVTGKLLPQMRDFKIKHGRVTFEVKHEFNVSLTVMGDGPTVPWRLLDIDILVEDKETGDGKALVHSLQVNYIHRLIQARLVENPNALSEVYNCLHYFCQSLQLEVLYTQTLRLSYERLEDNIYVEEYVPGVKVTVSYWRELTRMDPKSELGYRLTVQSDPNEIGRPLAVVHVPSLGAKESSEVADRAVRTEHLSMERLIVHTVYIRSVSRLSDLKLEFQSFLKDVDFNLQGTPAILTVPVLNPCLRAEQVHITIDTHTGMLKCHVPKHLDCPIMNELQTTLNGDHSKLQNLISELRFWITHRRCEKTLQHLPATATETLPFLVVPDNPLLLAGRHKIFVKLNRHPNVILVVQLKEKPSAPSEMEYTFHLGFVSHNVVDSDDPNNQPPPDIPKMYTKLLRLIEFDTFVATHGPGTHVDDVPPHKRKSSLELVGPPSKQQKTIFPAYFIPELAHVVAMCDEKIPFLNLAQEFAKHNIPHSGLQVESNATSLVLKLLTLPMPVAAADPNQKSTTTLPIIEKHVWNDLLKRLLSVSIRSQMNKNNQSRAWVVEFVFYSTPLQSTHQKEQGNRRTVYLTYEQTHNDLGKTVEELLKDWSKIVYLYTLVYNFSEHFKSEKYNLHTMVSVKSYSYVNLLMGYGPNKEVTCNVYWSAQLKGFRLVFVGGLSAINAHSMMREQLQSHLNRHQDLTHIVHILHETYQPLSSISKLPIIPQLGIPRPQVPVLSFCILPQSPTLLRLAYSAMYCLEIRFRAGGLVSIRDGAYSRFDRSNVIDEFTPTQGLKGFLSKYVDENAVYRRRSQSEDDNPPSPVPMEDTHNTQGTGGSSPFLSGNNIRGPQSPRDGGLRFAPPITPPTSSNPHTPASPHPIGGQQNHPNFSMTSPPAPHMPHPSPSGLMPSSPLNPQPSPMAHSPGPNMYMQPHTDGSPFTAMSPATSNWPGSPSMPRPSPRPGQSPEHKSQTTVSTTHLSRVLPNRSWAGAVPTLLTHEAMETLCRPCPHPNKEIGGPEVCPLERFLGCVYMRRQLQRNIQAEESLTALNSNEPGVVLFKVDGLQCQVVLNQIHMQSLHLKVSQIPVQPLPDGKPTFQWNPDDLQVVEQFFETRIAVPPYRPNALHGFCRALNCPIQVLKDFIQIMRLEMMPELAQGSLKWTVQLCMRVPPSAPPIVPIGSPGVLICRLKILFFLQVTRIPYPGMDRSNSPSLVLPMIYDLNSNITQLAERREQAPSQAANAAGNLLRRFADYGPQPGECSLFPAVRDLLTNLTLPSDVPPPGAQMPGAQSIVPSPVGSSPGPMMHSPMAQMGQVGPPPQGYPMAPNQGPN